A region of the Serinicoccus profundi genome:
GGATGTACCAGGGCAAGCACGTCCTCATCGTCTTCGACGACCTGTCCAAGCAGGCCGAGGCCTACCGCGCCGTGTCGCTGCTGCTGCGCCGCCCGCCGGGCCGTGAGGCCTACCCCGGTGACGTCTTCTACCTGCACTCGCGGCTGCTGGAGCGTTGCGCCAAGCTCTCCGACGAGATGGGCGCCGGGTCGATGACCGGGCTGCCGATCATCGAGACCAAGGCGGGTGACGTCTCGGCCTACATCCCGACCAACGTCATCTCCATCACCGACGGCCAGATCTACCTCCAGGCCGACCTCTTCAACTCCAACGTCCGCCCGGCGATCGACGTGGGTGTCTCGGTCTCCCGCGTCGGTGGTGCCGCGCAGATCAAGGCGATGAAGTCGGTCTCCGGCCGCCTCAAGGTCGACCTCGCGCAGTTCCGCGAGATGGAGGCCTTCGCGATGTTCGCCTCCGACCTCGACGACGCGTCCAAGGCCCAGCTGGCCCGCGGTGCGCGCATGGTCGAGATCCTCAAGCAGCCGCAGTCCTCCCCGGTCGCGGTCGAGGAGCAGGTGGCGATCATCTGGGCCGGCACCAACGGTCACATCGACCAGGTCCCCGTCACCGACGTGCGCCGCTTCGAGTCCGAGTGGGTGGAGTTCCTGCGTCGCGACCACGACGGTCTGCTCGCCGGGATCCGCGAGAGCGGCAAGCTCGGCGACGACACCGAGGCCGCCCTCGGTGACGCCATGAGCACCTTCCAGTCCGAGTTCACCCCCGACGACAGCGCCGAGGTCGGCGTCGGCTCCGCCGAGGACGACCCGGTCGAGGCGATGGGCGATGACGAGGTCGACCAGGAGCAGCTGACCGTCCAGCGCAACTGAGCGCCGGGCATACCAGCGATCCGACCGACCACCAGCACAACGAGAGAGGCGAGATATGGGAGCGCAGCAGCGGGAGTACCGCCAGCGCAGCCGGTCCGTCCAGTCGACCAAGAAGATCACCCGGGCGATGGAGCTCATCGCCGCGTCCCGGGTGGTCAAGGCCCGTCAGCGGGTCGTGGAGACGACGCCGTACGCCCGGGCCATCACCCGGGCGGCGTCGGCGGTCGCCACCCACGCCGACGTCGAGCACCCGCTGACGACCAAGCGGGAGAAGCCGCGTCGGGCCGGGGTGCTCGTCATCACCTCCGACCGCGGTCTGGCCGGGGCGTATGCCGCCAACGTGCTCAAGCGCAGCGAGCAGCTGCGTGAGCTCATCGAGGAGTCGGGCATGGAGTTCGTGCCCTACCTCACCGGGCGCAAGGCGGAGT
Encoded here:
- the atpA gene encoding F0F1 ATP synthase subunit alpha, which produces MTELSIRPEEIRDALDQFVQSYEPGTASREEVGRVVDAGDGIAHVEGLPSVMTNELLEFADGTLGLALNLDVHEVGVIVLGDFSGLEEGQEVRRTGEVLSVPVGDGYLGRVVNPLGRPIDGLGDIETDGRRALELQAPGVMARKSVHEPLQTGIKAIDSMIPIGRGQRQLIIGDRQTGKTTVAIDTILNQKANWESGDPDKQVRCIYVAIGQKGSTIASVRGTLEENGALDYTTIVAAPASDAAGFKYLAPYTGSAIGQHWMYQGKHVLIVFDDLSKQAEAYRAVSLLLRRPPGREAYPGDVFYLHSRLLERCAKLSDEMGAGSMTGLPIIETKAGDVSAYIPTNVISITDGQIYLQADLFNSNVRPAIDVGVSVSRVGGAAQIKAMKSVSGRLKVDLAQFREMEAFAMFASDLDDASKAQLARGARMVEILKQPQSSPVAVEEQVAIIWAGTNGHIDQVPVTDVRRFESEWVEFLRRDHDGLLAGIRESGKLGDDTEAALGDAMSTFQSEFTPDDSAEVGVGSAEDDPVEAMGDDEVDQEQLTVQRN